The following proteins come from a genomic window of Candidatus Zixiibacteriota bacterium:
- a CDS encoding energy-coupling factor transporter transmembrane component T has translation AGDDIVLQWGMLRLTEAGLLLGMRMGLRLMALAVLAALAALVTAPLGMAAGVTRTLLLLRRVGVRVETIFYFVFFVLRMFPLLVRESHAIRLAQQSRGIRFSGSLRARWRSLPALLVPVFAAALRRSDQLALALAARGMDVRRTPAMVLALRFRGIDWFLTVAALAGWAVWLWFRLH, from the coding sequence GGCAGGCGATGACATCGTCCTTCAGTGGGGCATGCTCAGACTGACCGAGGCCGGTCTGCTCCTCGGTATGCGGATGGGACTGCGCCTGATGGCTCTGGCGGTGTTGGCCGCACTCGCGGCTCTGGTGACCGCACCGTTGGGGATGGCGGCGGGAGTGACGCGGACTCTGCTTCTGCTCAGACGTGTCGGTGTGCGTGTCGAGACCATCTTCTACTTTGTGTTCTTCGTGCTGCGGATGTTCCCGCTCTTGGTTCGGGAGAGCCACGCGATCCGTTTGGCGCAGCAGTCGCGCGGGATTCGTTTCTCGGGATCGCTGCGGGCACGGTGGCGGTCGCTGCCGGCACTGCTGGTCCCGGTCTTTGCGGCGGCGCTCCGTCGCAGCGACCAGCTCGCGCTGGCATTGGCCGCCCGCGGGATGGATGTGCGCCGCACCCCCGCGATGGTTCTCGCCCTCCGGTTTCGCGGCATCGACTGGTTTCTGACGGTTGCAGCGCTCGCGGGATGGGCCGTCTGGCTATGGTTCCGGCTTCATTGA
- the truA gene encoding tRNA pseudouridine(38-40) synthase TruA, whose amino-acid sequence MRYRLDLAYHGRDFHGWQLQPGLRTVQGELETWLGRLLRVGSPVAVTGAGRTDTGVHAAGMVAHFDTDVDVVPDELLERLRRALPPDLVVISVVPVDPTFHARCNATGRRYSYRIATRPTPFGRDRHWLVTAPLERRLLDDAAAVIVGNRDFSGFCRAASRKESSLCCVTESSWQSEKELLVYHVRADRFLHEMVRLLVGTMVDIARGRFGSERMSDVLTTGDVRLCGEAAPPHGLTLEAVDYGMGRP is encoded by the coding sequence GTGCGTTATCGCCTCGATCTTGCCTACCACGGCCGTGACTTCCATGGCTGGCAACTGCAGCCGGGACTGCGCACCGTGCAGGGGGAGTTGGAAACATGGCTGGGGCGGCTCTTGAGAGTGGGATCCCCCGTGGCCGTGACCGGCGCCGGCCGCACCGACACCGGCGTTCACGCCGCCGGGATGGTGGCGCACTTCGACACCGACGTTGATGTCGTGCCGGATGAACTGCTGGAACGACTGCGCCGGGCGCTGCCGCCGGATCTGGTTGTGATCTCCGTGGTCCCGGTCGACCCGACGTTTCACGCGCGCTGTAACGCCACCGGCCGCCGTTACAGCTACCGGATCGCCACACGACCCACGCCGTTCGGCCGCGATCGGCACTGGCTGGTCACTGCACCACTGGAACGCCGCTTGCTGGACGATGCCGCGGCTGTCATTGTCGGGAACCGTGATTTCTCCGGCTTCTGCCGTGCCGCTTCCCGCAAGGAGAGCAGTCTCTGTTGCGTGACCGAGTCATCTTGGCAAAGCGAGAAGGAGCTGCTCGTCTATCACGTTCGCGCCGACCGTTTTCTGCATGAGATGGTACGCCTTCTGGTCGGGACGATGGTCGACATCGCCCGCGGGCGATTCGGCAGCGAACGGATGAGCGACGTGCTCACGACGGGTGATGTGCGCCTGTGTGGCGAGGCGGCGCCGCCGCACGGGTTGACTCTGGAAGCGGTGGACTATGGGATGGGCAGACCGTGA
- the fsa gene encoding fructose-6-phosphate aldolase: MKIFLDTANVDEIREAADWGVLDGVTTNPSLVSKEGRSFDDILHEIVRIVSGPISAEVVAEQADDMVEQGARLSQVAPNIVIKIPMTTEGLKAIRQLAAKEIATNCTLVFNATQGLLAAKAGATFVSPFLGRLDDIGHTGMELIGQLVTIFDNYALDTEVLAASIRHPLHVVEAALQGADACTIPFKVLQAIVKHPLTDLGIQAFNRDWQKLTPAQRVAASRT; this comes from the coding sequence GTGAAGATCTTTCTGGATACCGCCAATGTCGACGAGATTCGCGAGGCGGCCGACTGGGGTGTTCTCGATGGCGTGACGACCAATCCCTCCTTGGTGTCCAAGGAGGGACGCAGTTTCGACGACATCCTGCACGAAATCGTGCGCATCGTCAGCGGCCCCATATCGGCGGAAGTTGTCGCCGAGCAGGCCGACGATATGGTCGAGCAGGGTGCACGGCTCTCGCAGGTCGCGCCCAATATCGTCATCAAGATCCCCATGACGACCGAGGGACTCAAGGCGATCCGGCAACTGGCCGCCAAAGAGATCGCCACAAACTGCACGCTGGTGTTCAACGCCACACAGGGACTTCTGGCCGCCAAGGCCGGGGCGACATTCGTCTCACCGTTTCTGGGACGGCTGGATGACATCGGCCACACCGGGATGGAGTTGATCGGACAGCTTGTGACCATCTTCGACAACTACGCGCTCGACACCGAAGTCCTGGCGGCCTCCATCCGACACCCCCTCCATGTTGTCGAGGCGGCCTTACAGGGCGCCGATGCCTGCACAATTCCCTTCAAGGTGTTGCAGGCGATTGTCAAGCACCCGCTGACCGACTTGGGGATTCAGGCGTTCAACCGTGACTGGCAGAAGCTGACCCCGGCGCAGAGGGTCGCCGCCAGTCGAACCTAA
- the purB gene encoding adenylosuccinate lyase — translation MIERYTRPAMAQLWSEANKFAVWLQVELLAAEKMAQMGLIPKGAPARMRRRARFDVRRIERIERTTRHDVIAFLKDVGSHLGGDERYLHYGLTSSDVVDTAQSVRMVQAGQLLLGALRSPIRRTAALARRYIDTPIAGRTHGVFAEPTSVGLKFALWHADLKRGRRRLAAAIDSVAVGKISGAVGNFAHLDPSVEAYVCRKLKLRPAAISTQVLQRDRHADYLFAIAAIGATVEKIAQEIRLLHRTETGELTEGFFAGQRGSSAMPHKKNPILSERICGIARVLRGYVQPALEDVALWHERDITHSSVERVIIPDATALLDYQLALLDQVLSTLGIYPRRMRDNLRRLGGGVYSQRLLLVLAEAIGSRDEAYAIVQRLALSDEGTSFEERVRTDPVITRHLDRRDLDGVFDVRYFLRRARIILQRALREP, via the coding sequence ATGATCGAGCGCTACACGCGCCCGGCGATGGCGCAATTATGGTCGGAGGCGAACAAGTTCGCCGTCTGGCTGCAAGTCGAGCTCCTGGCCGCCGAGAAGATGGCGCAGATGGGGCTGATCCCCAAAGGTGCTCCGGCGCGCATGCGGCGGCGGGCCCGGTTCGATGTACGCCGCATTGAGCGCATCGAGCGCACGACCCGGCATGACGTCATCGCCTTCCTCAAGGACGTCGGGAGTCATCTCGGAGGCGATGAGCGGTATCTGCACTATGGTCTGACTTCTTCGGACGTCGTCGATACGGCGCAGTCGGTGCGCATGGTGCAGGCGGGGCAGTTGCTGTTGGGGGCACTCCGTTCGCCGATCCGTCGCACCGCCGCCTTGGCGCGGCGATACATCGACACGCCGATTGCCGGTCGCACGCACGGCGTTTTTGCCGAGCCGACATCCGTGGGACTGAAGTTCGCTCTCTGGCATGCGGACCTGAAGCGGGGGCGCCGTCGCTTGGCAGCCGCCATTGACTCTGTCGCGGTCGGCAAGATCTCGGGGGCCGTCGGCAACTTCGCTCACCTCGACCCGTCCGTGGAGGCATATGTCTGCCGGAAGCTGAAGCTCCGTCCGGCGGCGATCTCCACCCAGGTTTTGCAACGCGACCGCCATGCCGACTACCTCTTTGCCATCGCTGCCATCGGTGCAACCGTCGAGAAGATCGCCCAGGAGATACGCCTGTTGCATCGGACGGAGACCGGCGAACTGACGGAGGGCTTCTTCGCCGGGCAACGCGGCTCGTCGGCCATGCCGCACAAGAAGAACCCGATCCTCTCCGAGCGCATCTGCGGCATCGCCCGTGTCTTGCGCGGGTACGTGCAACCGGCGCTGGAGGATGTTGCCCTCTGGCACGAGCGTGACATCACGCACTCCTCCGTCGAGCGCGTGATCATTCCCGATGCCACGGCGCTTCTCGATTATCAACTCGCGTTACTGGATCAGGTTCTCTCCACCCTCGGTATTTACCCCCGACGCATGCGGGACAATTTGCGCCGCTTGGGAGGCGGCGTCTATTCCCAGCGGTTGTTGCTCGTTTTGGCGGAGGCCATCGGCTCCCGCGATGAAGCGTATGCCATCGTGCAACGCCTGGCGCTCTCCGATGAAGGGACATCGTTCGAGGAGCGCGTTCGCACCGATCCGGTCATTACGCGACATCTGGATCGCCGTGACCTGGATGGCGTCTTTGATGTGCGGTACTTCCTGCGTCGCGCCCGCATCATCCTCCAACGGGCTCTAAGGGAACCATAG